GTTGTCTGAGTGGTGATGCGTAAAATGGAGGAATCTTAATTGTAACGAATTTATCTATATGATTAAGTTCCTTGACATTGTAATCCAACATACCATTACCTAGTAACAAGAAATATTCCTCCTCGCTGTTGTTCTCTCGTTGTCTTTCTTTAATTGATTCTAAGAAAATTTCATCGTACCATTGTTTGAGAATGGTACTGTTCATGCAAGCATTTGTGTTTGATTTGTAGATAGTTGAGAAGTGTTGTGTAGTGTAAGagtatacattataaatatccGGATCGCTACCGATTATTACTATTGGCAACTTGTGACATCCGGTAGCATTTGCACAAATAAGTGCAGTAACGTGATCTTCGCACATTTTTAGGCTTTCTACCGACTCCTCACTGTTGAAAAAAGAAGTTTTTTCTGGTAATACTTTCCACATCATTGTTGTATAAACGACATTGTAAACGTTCTTCAATGCGCAGTTACTGCGTTGCATCATAGAGTTAATACAAGCTGCATAAACTTCCCAGAAAGAGATTTCATCTGCAGTTGACACATTTATCTTGATATTCGTAAGAGTAATATTGTAACGTTTTTTAAACTTTTTCAACCAAGAGGAACTGGCTGTAAAAGAAGAATGTccgtttaattttttattaatttctagaGCTTTTGTCTGTATGTCTGCTGGTGTCACTtgtacgtttctttccttacatCGTAAGTACCAGTAGAGAACAACTCTATCTACATCCGCTGTATGTCTTCTTAAACGTTTTGGAAATCGCCCAAACTCCTCGCAGGTCTCGAATTGTCTTTTAATCCTTTCACTCATTGTAATTATACGATAAACTTTGGCTTGTGAAATACCGTACTTTGCCATTATGGGTTCTagatctttatttctttctcccATCATAAGGGTTTCGTTTCTTTCGGCAACTGTCAAATTTATCCGATCTCGTTTTGACGCCATTATTGTTTGGAACGTTTCGGATGTAAATACCGTACTGAAATGTTGAGACGAGATTTTATTTCGACGGTTGTTGTCGTCGACAATTTTGATAAGGGGAAATAAATACTATGTGTATTAaacatgtatatacgtatatacgtatatacgtataaatgtatatgaaaTACACTATAGagaattatagaatattctGATGATAGAACGTTCGAATTATGTATGTACGCAATATATAATCAAGGTTGCACTGTGTatcaaaataacaaataaaattcgacCGAGAGGTGACATTAAGCAGGCAGCACGAAAATAAGAATTTAGTATGAGATTATTATGAGAATAAGAACAATTTTAATGCAAACAGTTTATAAATCAACGGTTTTCCGTAACTGAATTTATACTTCTGTCCATCctataaacggtaaactttttAAGAAGACTAAAAATTCATTCTACGAATATTTCAAACGTTCTATTCATGGATTTATTGCTCGaatattttacgcaattttaaAGAGGAAAAGACAATAATTTGTACTACGAAGATAAACGACTTAAAAATGAATTGCAATTTTGTCATCGTTCTTTATTGTTAATATCGAGTAATTTGAAAACAAAGTCTTTTTCTGTAGAAAATTCAACGTAGATAAACGTAAATCAAACGTGCGGAAGTTAAATATATAGGGTCTACATACAGGTACTAGCCAGCATTTTTTCTCGTAAATGGTAACTATATGGGCAAAATGAAAGGATACacaattttatctttaatttactgccaatttttgtttcaattactgttaattttttaatttgcaaaTCATTACAGCACTTTCTAAGTTCTAATCCGTTTATTTGAAACTTAAACACGTTGTGTAGGAAATTGTTCGCTGTTTTGTAATTATAAGAATGGAACTTATTCacttgaaaatatacatattaatctATATCTTGAACAGTAGACAGTAATAGTCGTATTGAACATGCTTCTTAAACTTCATGAATACGAAATACTAATAAATGTAAAACTGTACGCAacatttaaacatttcttttgtGTTCAGTATTGTATAGCCTTGAGATCTTGAAAGAAATGATGTATATCCTACATGATTAAAATTATAGTAATGTATGAaacaataatgtataatacaaaaaaatatgtcacattctgtttaaaaaattagaattcaTCATTTTCCGGAAAATATTGTAagcatgaaaaattaaaatatatgctATCATGCTGGTTGCAAAATATGGTAAAAATGTTCCCACGTTAATTTTTTTCGTATATTTAGTATTTACGGTAAAAGCATTAACTTGTAACTGTATGAGCACCCTGCGTAAAACGACTAAGCACTAAGTACCCTTTGACTTTAGCTATTTTCAACCCTTCTCGATGAATATTTACAACAAGGTGAACTGAGAATATTTGCATCTCgtgttattataaattattaacatcGTTGCTAGTTTAAGAGTATTCACATTGTGTTCAAAATGTTCGTAGAATTACATCAGCAAACCGTAGGATCAGCAATTTTAGCATCAAGTTTTCGCATTTTTAGATCATTTTTTGGAATAGTATGTGCACCTCCGAAAGCGATACTAAGCTCTTCGGCGATCACCCAGACAGTGATTCGCCAATTGGATAACACAAGTTTTCGAACCCATATAATGTTCCCATCGGTCTGCAAGGTCAATCCTCATGAGCTTCACCTTCCATTCGTTTCCTGTTCCTTTTTGAAACCTTTCAGCCTGTTGTAAATGACTGGTGGCTTCATAGTATTTCTGCCATCTGCTTCTATTAGCGTATCAACCACTTCAGTTCACGTTTTATCTCACGTTTTAGGACTGATTTCTCCTTAAAACGTTGTTTTTTTGGAAAGTAGATCACCAGTCGCTTTCGAACCGTGTGACGGTTGAAGGAAAAATAAGCATGCTAAAGATATTGccagttcgttcgtgagtgccgaggcgtgcagacgtgtgtccagtacccggcaaagtccacaaagcagcagtgaccatccagttgctgctgagtgccgagacgtgcagacgtgtgcccagtgccctgtgaagttcacaaaactccacgtgacgcccatctgtcgaaagcgaatccaactaacctagcaaggggttaacagcctctcgactagttctttcacactgaattaactagctcgatgatggctctatcatttccaacaggctccccggagctaaat
This genomic interval from Bombus terrestris unplaced genomic scaffold, iyBomTerr1.2, whole genome shotgun sequence contains the following:
- the LOC100642546 gene encoding jerky protein homolog-like, which gives rise to MASKRDRINLTVAERNETLMMGERNKDLEPIMAKYGISQAKVYRIITMSERIKRQFETCEEFGRFPKRLRRHTADVDRVVLYWYLRSSSSWLKKFKKRYNITLTNIKINVSTADEISFWEVYAACINSMMQRSNCALKNVYNVVYTTMMWKVLPEKTSFFNSEESVESLKMCEDHVTALICANATGCHKLPIVIIGSDPDIYNVYSYTTQHFSTIYKSNTNACMNSTILKQWYDEIFLESIKERQRENNSEEEYFLLLGNGMLDYNVKELNHIDKFVTIKIPPFYASPLRQPMNRGIITCFKRKYRIEFLEAIRPISSEGIAKQNVINLYKDLDMWDCCRIVHDAWLSVDNATLTYAWEELLMPKHIQSMKCTKSFDADIRRAVQLLHKLPGCEECEEKDVINWFRIESKYDTDMKVCDEEVLQKLENHILGQVNRDISGDEVGPSHA